The nucleotide window ACCAGCATAAGCCACAGAGTTATTATCAGCTTTTAAATAGCCTTTAATAATTGACTTTGTTGGGATACAATCGCTGTCATTAAACAGCAACCATTTTCCTTTCGCAATTTTTGCGCCTTTGTTTCGGGCTGAAGCTGGTCCAACTTTTTTGCACTCAATTAATTTAATTGGCAAGCCGAATTTCATAAATTCAGTTTTCAATTCAATTCTTGGACTTGAATTGTTGTCCACAATTATAATCTCTTTCGGAAAGTCAGTTTTCGAGTGAGTTTTAAAGAACTTGGTTAAATAGTTATCAATTCCTTTTTGATTGTCTTTTACTGGAATTACAATAGAAATTTCATTTTTTGTAATTCGTTCAGACGATTCTTTTTTCGTCTTCATTTCATCGTTGAAGAAGACTAATCGACTTATTAATGTCATTCGCAGTTTTTTTAGGTATGGTTTACAACGGTTTTGTATAAGATTAGTTGCGTGGTTTAGCAACGAATTTAGCAAATACAAACCGAATAGAAAATCCGCGAGGATTTTCGTAAGCAGGCTCGTACCAAGCAATTAATTTTATACGTTGTTGGCAGTAGTTTTTTCTTTTTTATATTTTTCTAAATCTTCAATAAATTCCTTTAGTTTTATTTCAAACTTTCTTTTTGTCATACTTATAGAAGCAAATTCACTCGAATCATCGTTCCAATTTTTAGGGAATTCAGTAGATGCTTTGATTTCATAAATTCCTTGTCCTTTTTTCCTTTGCCTCTCGAATTGAGGGTCAACTATAAAACATAGATAAAAGAAAATATTTTGGTCGAATTTGAATTGAACTTTCCAATGTTCATCATCCCACCATTCTCGGCTTTCATCAATTAGGGCTATTTCCCAATTCTTCTTGTCGAGTTCTTGCTCAATTTGATATTTATATCCTGATTTTTTCAATTAACTATTAGTTGAAATTATCAAATTCGGTTTTTCTCCAACTTCTATTTTTCTATAATTAACGAAAGCTCCACATTCCAAAATTGCGTTTAACAATTCAGGTGCATTTTCTTTTAGATATTTTCCGTTATCAATTTCCAATAGAGTTGGTTTATCAGTCAGTTCGTCAACACAGTCAATCCAAGCATTCATATTTTCCCCATAATAATCTGGAAAATTCATTTCTTTCTTAAATTCAGAGTGGAATGTTTTCCAATTTTTTAATCTCTTACCTTTAATTCTGAATGTTTGCATTTCGTTTCTCAAATTACTGCCAACGGTCTTGTATAAGCGCAGTAGCGGTTTTTACGCACTAACTTTTCGGCTTTTAACTGACCTTAAATTTATATAATCTCTTTCGGTTCATTACTTGTACCGCTATTGAGTTTATACGTTGTTGTACATAGTGCTTTTACGTTCTGCTTGTAGCGTTGGCAGAGACATACTCTTTTACAGTTTCGGTGGTGCGTTGGCTTTAGCGACTGTAAATGTGTATGGCTCTTAGCGTTGGCTATTTCGTGAACCTTATTTGTAAATTCAACTTGAAATATAGCATTCCATTTTCCTCGTAAATTTCGCCAAATCCGTGTCGAGAAGAGCTTGCTGTATCGAGTTTTGTATTATTTAGTAAATAATCCTCAAATTCATTTCTGTTATAAATATGATAGCAAAGAACATCGCCATTTTCTTTAACAATTAAATATCCACCAGTTGCATCATATTTTCCACTCCAAACTTTTGATGGCATCATTCCAAGAGCAACATCAGTTAGAAAACGCTTAATCTTATATTCATAAAATTTATGTTCGTTTTCAATATCAAATTCCAAAGGATTTTTCTCTGCGGTCAGCTTAACTAAATCTTTTAAGTGTGAGAATTCTGTAGTGTAGAAATCGAATATTATTTCTGATAGAATTTGCGGTAAAAGGCTATCTATTAATACGAGATTATTCGAGAAAATCTTTCTTTCTGTTTTTACAAATTCAAATGTTCCACCGTTGTTTAAAACTTGAGTTATTCTATCCATTATTTTGCTTCTTGTGCTAATGGAATTTATTTGCTCAATTTCATATTTTGATAGGTTTGCAAAACCAATTTCATAAATAAAATTTGTTGTTTTTCCAGCGTTTAATAGAGTAGAAGGACTACCAAGCTGAGATTTAATACTGAAACCTAAAGTTGGTTGTTGATTCGTCCTTTGGTCGTGAACAACTATGGTAATATCAGTTTTGGCAGATGAACTCGCTTTAAGCGAAATACAATTAATCGATTGCATAAACTCTTCAATTTCTGGAACAGAAAAGGTTCTTTCTCGATTTTCTTTAATTTCATTGAGAAGAAAAAGAGCTTTGGTTTTAAATTGCTCTATTGGGATTTTTAAAACTTGTTCATTACCTGACACTAATATTATTTCGTCTTCGATAGAATATTCAAAGTCGCCATTATTTTCAGAACGTAAGATTTTAATTATTGGATAAACTAATCCTTCAAGTTTCTCAATATCTTTATCGCCAAGGAAAAGTTGTTTGTCTCCTAACAATTTGAACAGCGCATAAATTTCACTCCATTCGCCCTTATTACCTGTAATCATTTGCAGTTAAGTTTTTCAATAATTTTTTCCGCTGTTGCTTGAATAGCAGGAACCGCAACTGAATTACCAAATTGTTTATATGCTTGCGCGTCTGAAACTATAATTTTAAAGTCGTCTGGGAAGCCCTGAAGTCTTGCCCATTCTCGCGGTGTCATTTTTCTAATTCCTTCACGATTGACTTCGCCTGAAATGTTAGTGATAGGTTTAAAATTGGTCAATCTATCATCGTACACCAAGTTTCGTTCTCTACCCATTCCGCCACATACAACGGCATTCGCTATTCCATCATTTGGTATGATTTCGTAGCCAAATCCATTGCCTTTGCTTTCGTGTCGTGCTCTGTGATTTTTTAGAGTTTGAACGTAAGTAGTCGATAAATAATACTTTACCGAAACTTCATTTTCTTCCAAAATATCATCTAAAGTCACTGTCTCGTTTGTTGGTTCGGGATACTCAAAATCAGTTATCTCTAAGTCTTTCCTAAAGCCGACAATAAAAATCCTTTCACGATTTTGGGGAACACCAAATTCCTTGGCGTTTAATATTTTAGGTTCAGGAACATAATAATTTAAGTCCTCGCGTAAAACGTTTAGTATTGTTTTTAAGGTCTTTCCTTTGTCGTGATTTCGAAGGCCTTTTACGTTTTCTAAAAAGATTGCTTTTGGCTGTTTTTTCTTAATGATTTCTGCGACATCAAAAAATAACGTTCCTCTTGTATCTTCAAATCCGCCACGTCTTCCAGCTATCGAGAACGCTTGGCAAGGAAAACCGGCACAAAGCACATCAAAATTATCAGGTATGTAGCTTTTTGTTTTTGGTTTAGTTATGTCGCCAAATGGAATTTCACCAAAGTTCGCTTTGTAAGTTTGCTTTGAGTATTTATCCCATTCGCTTGTGAAAACGCATTTACCATTTAGGTTTTGTAATGCCATTCTAAAGCCACCAATTCCTGCAAAAAGGTCAATAAATTTGAATTTTGGTTTTTCAGGTGCTGGAAAAGGAACAGATTTATTGAGGTCAAAAATCAAATATTGAAGAGCCTGTTCTGCAACTTTGTTTGTTATTTCGTTTTCGGGATATTCTTTGGATAAGATTTCTTTGACGTGTGCAAGAGCATCTTTTTTGTAAAACTGCGAAACTCCGTTTTTGTGGTTGTGAATATAGTGTGTGAAAGAAGCTGGTTTAGAATTCTCTGGCTCGACTACTTTGATTTCAAATAGCTGTCCGTCAATGTTTTCTATGTCAATTCTTTCTTTTATCATTCATTTCTTAATTCAACTTCACAAGTTAAAAAAGATTTAGATTATATGTTCGGTATATTTGGTTTTTTGTTCACATTCTTTTGTCGATAAAGTTGCTCGAGCGCAAAGGCAGAAACAGCTCTTTTATTTTTCAGCTTGAGATGGTGCGATTGGCAAAAATAAATGTGCTGTTTTAGCGGTTGGCTTGCGGTGGATTTGCATTATGTACAACGGTTTTGTGTATGATTTCGTTGCGTGTTTAAGCACTAAAGTTAGCAAATAAATCATAGATAGAAAGTCCGCGAGGACTTTCGTAAGTAGGTTATAACTAGCAATGAATTATACACGTTGTTGTGTGTAGTGCTTGCTTACTTGTACCATTCTTTTTTAATTTTATCTATATCCATTTCTTTCCATTCGTCTTTCCAAAGTTCCCAATAAGGTATATCATTAGAAGATGGTTCTTTTTTACATCTGTCAATTTGTATAATGGATGGAAGAATCACAGCTTCTCCAATTAATAAAGCTTCTCCTTGTTTTAGAGAAGGCATTTTTTCTATTAAAGAACCCAATGAGTCCGGAAGTAGTTTCTTTACGTAACCTTGGTCAATTGGATTTGTAAGTCGCATTGCTATAAAATTATTGCATTGAGAAAAAATGGTTTCTGAAATCTCTGAAGGTCTTTGACTTGCTAAAAGTAAAGTAACTCCATATTTACGACCTTCTTTCGCTATTCGTTCAATTGAGTTTTTTGAAGCTCTATATTTAACTAAATTACTTGTAGGAACGTATTTGTGTGCTTCTTCATAAACTAATAACAAAGGAATATCATTATTAATTTTTTCATTAGGATTATTTTCACTTCTTAATCTTTTATAGAAATATCCATATTCAAATAAAATACGTGAAATTAAGGAAACTGTAATACTCAAAACCTCAAATGGAACTCCACTTAAATCAATTACAGTTACGTTTGATTCTTTATTCGATTGGTAACCTAACAATTGTTGTAGAGTTTCTTCAAATGTTATTTTAGCTGATTTATCTCCTAATAAGAAATCATAACGATTATCATTTATTTTATTTTCTAAACGATTTAAAAAATTT belongs to Winogradskyella sp. J14-2 and includes:
- a CDS encoding barstar family protein; the protein is MQTFRIKGKRLKNWKTFHSEFKKEMNFPDYYGENMNAWIDCVDELTDKPTLLEIDNGKYLKENAPELLNAILECGAFVNYRKIEVGEKPNLIISTNS
- a CDS encoding HpaII family restriction endonuclease, encoding MITGNKGEWSEIYALFKLLGDKQLFLGDKDIEKLEGLVYPIIKILRSENNGDFEYSIEDEIILVSGNEQVLKIPIEQFKTKALFLLNEIKENRERTFSVPEIEEFMQSINCISLKASSSAKTDITIVVHDQRTNQQPTLGFSIKSQLGSPSTLLNAGKTTNFIYEIGFANLSKYEIEQINSISTRSKIMDRITQVLNNGGTFEFVKTERKIFSNNLVLIDSLLPQILSEIIFDFYTTEFSHLKDLVKLTAEKNPLEFDIENEHKFYEYKIKRFLTDVALGMMPSKVWSGKYDATGGYLIVKENGDVLCYHIYNRNEFEDYLLNNTKLDTASSSRHGFGEIYEENGMLYFKLNLQIRFTK
- a CDS encoding DNA cytosine methyltransferase, with the translated sequence MIKERIDIENIDGQLFEIKVVEPENSKPASFTHYIHNHKNGVSQFYKKDALAHVKEILSKEYPENEITNKVAEQALQYLIFDLNKSVPFPAPEKPKFKFIDLFAGIGGFRMALQNLNGKCVFTSEWDKYSKQTYKANFGEIPFGDITKPKTKSYIPDNFDVLCAGFPCQAFSIAGRRGGFEDTRGTLFFDVAEIIKKKQPKAIFLENVKGLRNHDKGKTLKTILNVLREDLNYYVPEPKILNAKEFGVPQNRERIFIVGFRKDLEITDFEYPEPTNETVTLDDILEENEVSVKYYLSTTYVQTLKNHRARHESKGNGFGYEIIPNDGIANAVVCGGMGRERNLVYDDRLTNFKPITNISGEVNREGIRKMTPREWARLQGFPDDFKIIVSDAQAYKQFGNSVAVPAIQATAEKIIEKLNCK